The following are encoded in a window of Alosa sapidissima isolate fAloSap1 chromosome 10, fAloSap1.pri, whole genome shotgun sequence genomic DNA:
- the LOC121721276 gene encoding C-type lectin domain family 4 member G-like isoform X1: MLVGSGMSVPALCHPLPGHHLAGDIHYHRSSLKFTLLSLELRALREALALLQRENEALLASHAQSSHAAMAREQQAQRDILALVQSRARLQVDAAQLVHTNQRLRGELEEVRASTATLRGEHGQLQEAQGWLEAEWSNLTEACVQLLAENVRLSEGRALQAQQHAILERETSRLRRTLTQLGHLPAVERHCPRTELGTEERVCTPCLRGWKLFSTHCYFFSAELRIWSSSRMHCLQQGGDLVVIDSMEEQVQQLSSFYFHNANGTGYTRRESAAHIPKNQTSLLKKFSLGKRNVPRI; this comes from the exons ATGCTGGTTGGCAGCGGCATGTCTGTGCCTGCTTTGTGCCACCCTCTTCCTGGGCATCACCTCGCTGGGGACATCCACT ATCACAGAAGCTCTCTGAAGTTCACTCTCCTGAGCCTGGAGCTCAGGGCATTGCGGGAGGCCCTGGCCCTGCTGCAGAGGGAGAACGAAGCCCTTCTGGCCTCCCACGCACAGTCCAGCCACGCGGCCATGGCCAGggagcagcaggcccagagAGACATCCTCGCCCTGGTCCAGTCCAGAGCGCGGCTGCAGGTAGACGCTGCCCAGCTTGTCCACACCAACCAGCGGCTCCGGGGGGAGCTGGAGGAGGTCAGGGCGTCCACCGCCACGCTGCGCGGAGAACACGGCCAGCTGCAAGAGGCCCAGGGCTGGCTGGAGGCGGAGTGGTCGAACCTGACGGAGGCGTGCGTCCAGCTCCTGGCGGAGAACGTGAGGCTGTCCGAGGGCAGAGCCCTGCAGGCCCAGCAGCACGCCATCCTGGAGAGGGAGACGAGCAGACTCAGGAGGACACTCACCCAGCTGGGACACCTGCCCGCGGTGGAGCGGCACTGTCCTCGGACAGAGCTGGGGACAGAAG AGCGGGTGTGTACACCCTGCTTGAGGGGCTGGAAGCTTTTTTCGACCCACTGCTATTTCTTCTCTGCGGAGCTGAGGATCTGGAGCAGCAGCCGGATGCACTGCCTCCAGCAGGGTGGCGATCTTGTGGTGATCGATAGCATGGAGGAGCAGGTGCAACAACTCAGCTCATTTTACTTCCATAATgccaatggaactggctacaccagacgggAGAGTGCTGCGCACATTCCAAAAAATCAAACCAGTCTTCTAAAAAAGTTCTCGCTCGGCAAACGGAACGTCCCTAGAATCTAG
- the LOC121721276 gene encoding C-type lectin domain family 4 member M-like isoform X2: protein MLVGSGMSVPALCHPLPGHHLAGDIHYHRSSLKFTLLSLELRALREALALLQRENEALLASHAQSSHAAMAREQQAQRDILALVQSRARLQVDAAQLVHTNQRLRGELEEVRASTATLRGEHGQLQEAQGWLEAEWSNLTEACVQLLAENVRLSEGRALQAQQHAILERETSRLRRTLTQLGHLPAVERHCPRTELGTEERVCTPCLRGWKLFSTHCYFFSAELRIWSSSRMHCLQQGGDLVVIDSMEEQEYLHRQTPPKPGVSVLGRAER from the exons ATGCTGGTTGGCAGCGGCATGTCTGTGCCTGCTTTGTGCCACCCTCTTCCTGGGCATCACCTCGCTGGGGACATCCACT ATCACAGAAGCTCTCTGAAGTTCACTCTCCTGAGCCTGGAGCTCAGGGCATTGCGGGAGGCCCTGGCCCTGCTGCAGAGGGAGAACGAAGCCCTTCTGGCCTCCCACGCACAGTCCAGCCACGCGGCCATGGCCAGggagcagcaggcccagagAGACATCCTCGCCCTGGTCCAGTCCAGAGCGCGGCTGCAGGTAGACGCTGCCCAGCTTGTCCACACCAACCAGCGGCTCCGGGGGGAGCTGGAGGAGGTCAGGGCGTCCACCGCCACGCTGCGCGGAGAACACGGCCAGCTGCAAGAGGCCCAGGGCTGGCTGGAGGCGGAGTGGTCGAACCTGACGGAGGCGTGCGTCCAGCTCCTGGCGGAGAACGTGAGGCTGTCCGAGGGCAGAGCCCTGCAGGCCCAGCAGCACGCCATCCTGGAGAGGGAGACGAGCAGACTCAGGAGGACACTCACCCAGCTGGGACACCTGCCCGCGGTGGAGCGGCACTGTCCTCGGACAGAGCTGGGGACAGAAG AGCGGGTGTGTACACCCTGCTTGAGGGGCTGGAAGCTTTTTTCGACCCACTGCTATTTCTTCTCTGCGGAGCTGAGGATCTGGAGCAGCAGCCGGATGCACTGCCTCCAGCAGGGTGGCGATCTTGTGGTGATCGATAGCATGGAGGAGCAG GAGTACCTCCACAGGCAAACTCCACCGAAGCCCGGAGTATCGGTACTGGGTCGGGCTGAGCGATGA
- the atn1 gene encoding LOW QUALITY PROTEIN: atrophin-1 (The sequence of the model RefSeq protein was modified relative to this genomic sequence to represent the inferred CDS: inserted 2 bases in 1 codon), with protein MKTRTHKESMPMRSGRRRGGSEERRGRRPHPSPSRAERNDRQTQRTSGEELPVNRFNCRSQGHDSSESEGEELVPPPKRQKVQDSVSSNPPPSTHSTDTSTSAPPPSSAPNQSRESDNEDGQSQGSRSSVGGSLANSSSSLSSGRDIDQDNRSSSPSLSASPLASLDSESDSPDSPKHGGDRERHDKTKESAAAKSGTEERRSATRAAAEEAVEHRDVDSAMEDVAPLKPSASLAPSLRGSVEILSEGNSSSGGGRKSYFSLDSKLVTKMDYTGPGMAEGVHASNRINSKANAQGVNKVVVGGVEFPHGTPNATHPPPLPPPPALKPLEVGQNLPGDSKGDKLDKGDKSAPPSLLPQTSPLPQQQQQSQPVPPHSHHYTPTSWPGNATSSCPGNWGYARYPGNHHPHPPVQQQQLPSVYNPPSSSRHSSHPPYLPHPHREYLPRYAGGAAERGQGQGQVERERGVREFGGRGEMGREFPIGINISSGNSSSGSNSSINSNSNMSTCGVGGAGGSNGGGGGGGGGGGGGNQARDFGSLAGGQSREFSGLGPQGGARDGPPGAGGGREFGSGFRDRERERERERERDTGREFPAPNQHQGQARDFGPAGAGVHARDKEGRWGEFVGQLRESGGNGNPGNNSNIAAGSVNAPAGGLAGLNRDPPRSPQNSNPNHPNHPAHASVPPHTQGPNHPGRDYPPAMDAPHQHPQQQAQQGQPSQAPSSGADPHPPHYLREYPAPGSKEYPPSAPPTSAAHQGGAREYPSPPGMAQNMGREYAGGGPMPHPPHPHYQGQPGLPLQTRDREREREGGAPPPGHYHHNRAGPHPPALSPSTGTYGHPPVPYPPPPPPPPXTSHSQPPPPSGHSANHARAGPYSTTNQTPPTPLSPLPSPSTNQMSGIPPYPSAPASTANIPLPATGVATSCSSGCRPSPYHSTLNSHGPYSSAYHGNSHNVNAMVTNNNNATNGGTLNNNTNSTHLQSLSPQNPLKVQHGSHGPPGGPPMANTVGSDGPHDAAVGSLQPPVIKEEPMEDREETDSPPPVLRSPSPEPKPVDIPIHASQSARFHRVLDRGSGNSCARSDVLFVPLDGSKLWKKRNEAIERARREVEQRARDLREKERERERERDLERQLQCQQKESASSTTGVLGAGGARPNTSLFFPTSSSILLDPACSSASAVNVAHVASHHQHHAAHHPTHVHSLHHSHPLHPSLSHSIPHSLLLPGMGGPSTVVGPQGALGLSLGGPYLGPDTPALRTLSEYARPHAMSPLGAAARAQPGHHPHLHPHAHPHAHPHVHPSFFLPQFQNPALGHPHHLPADAATAAAILGFLYGGGLEGGPGMAAHGAHGGGPGHMGAAGLGGMGFPHAMAHRDRMKPGFEFKSEERVYPAGAITEAALSLSHAHTHSHSHTHPLLLGAGAAAGGSTSDVSLYGTPPPSGPPSQSLPNTPLSTPAVRHPNPTPQAITAQPSASIVPPTLPTQPPPVASQATPTPTAPAQSTQAPPSTAPPIGSVLHHPAPHPTFPNINPTHPMPVAPPPPQSASSDSYSSSQSRSPLSERARSVERDRDRERERERERSLPAERERERERERERGAVSAGGGGGGGGGGVAAGGGGGGGGGGGATTGTAAGATGTGETLGRLPMLNVTPHHHQHSHIHSHLHLHQQDTVAGGVHPLMDPLASGSPLARLPYPGAALTHPPILAHPLTESEVLRQQLFGGPFRELPQSSSLGGSMSAAHQLQAMQQAQSAELHIQRMALEQQWIHHHHHHSLAQDEYYSHLKKESDKTL; from the exons ATGAAAACCCGAACTCACAAAGAATCG ATGCCCATGCGCAGTGGGCGCAGGAGGGGGggcagtgaggagaggaggggtaggCGCCCTCACCCCAGCCCCTCTCGAGCCGAGCGCAATGACAGGCAGACG CAACGCACGTCTGGTGAAGAACTGCCAGTCAACCGCTTCAATTGTAGATCCCAAGGTCACGATTCGTCCGAGAGTGAGGGGGAGGAGCTTGTTCCacccccaaagagacagaaagtacAG GACTCTGTTTCTTCTAATCCCCCACCTTCAACCCATTCCACCGACACCTCAACTTCAGCCCCGCCTCCGTCCTCAGCACCCAACCAATCACGAGAAAGTGACAACGAGGACGGCCAGTCCCAGGGCAGCAGGAGCTCCGTTGGCGGAAGCTTGGCCaatagcagcagcagcctgaGTAGCGGGCGGGACATTGACCAGGACAATCGTTCCTCCTCCCCAAGCCTGTCTGCCTCACCTCTGGCCAGCCTGGACTCAGAGTCCGACTCGCCCGACTCCCCGAAGCATGGCGGCGACCGGGAACGCCATGACAAAACCAAGGAGAGTGCCGCGGCCAAATCGGGCACAGAGGAGCGGAGGAGTGCCACCCGGGCTGCAGCCGAGGAGGCCGTGGAGCACAGGGACGTCGACAGCGCGATGGAGGATGTGGCTCCCCTGAAGCCATCGGCCTCACTGGCCCCCTCCCTCCGAGGGTCTGTGGAGATCCTGAGCGAGGGCAATAGCAGCAGTGGAGGCGGCAGGAAGTCCTACTTTTCCCTGGACTCCAAGCTGGTGACCAAGATGGACTACACTGGGCCTGGGATGGCCGAGGGTGTGCACGCTAGCAATCGGATCAACTCCAAAGCGAACGCTCAGGGCGTGAAcaaggtggtggtgggaggggtCGAGTTCCCCCACGGCACCCCCAACGCCACCCATCCTCCACCCCTGCCCCCTCCACCTGCTCTCAAGCCCCTGGAGGTGGGGCAAAACCTGCCTGGGGACTCCAAGGGAGACAAACTGGACAAGGGTGACAAGTCGGCACCTCCATCCCTTCTGCCCCAGACCAGCCCGTTGccccagcaacagcagcagtcgCAGCCTGTCCCTCCCCACTCTCACCATTACACCCCCACCAGTTGGCCAGGAAACGCCACCTCCAGTTGCCCCGGAAACTGGGGCTACGCTCGTTACCCCGGCAACCATCACCCGCACCCCccagtgcagcagcagcagctaccCTCCGTCTacaaccccccctcctcctcccgccACTCCTCACACCCGCCATACCTGCCCCACCCCCACCGGGAATACCTGCCCAGGTATGCAGGTGGCGCAGCAGAgcgggggcaggggcaggggcaggtggagagagagaggggggttcgTGAGTTTGGGGGAAGGGGGGAGATGGGTCGGGAGTTCCCCATCGGTATCAACATCAGCAGTGGaaacagcagcagtggcagcaacagcagcataaACAGTAACAGCAACATGAGCACCTGTGGAGTTGGGGGGGCCGGTGGCAGtaacggtggtggtggtggtggtggtggtggtggtggtggtggtaaccAGGCCAGGGACTTTGGGAGCCTGGCAGGGGGCCAGAGCCGCGAGTTCAGCGGGCTGGGCCCTCAGGGAGGGGCGCGTGACGGCCCCCCAGGAGCAGGCGGGGGCAGGGAGTTTGGGTCGGGTttcagagacagggagagagagagggagagagagagggagagggacacaGGGAGGGAGTTTCCTGCTCCCAACCAGCACCAGGGCCAAGCCAGGGACTTCGGCCCTGCGGGGGCAGGTGTGCACGCCAGGGACAAGGAGGGCAGGTGGGGGGAGTTTGTGGGGCAGCTGCGAGAATCCGGGGGCAACGGTAACCCTGGTAATAATAGTAACATAGCAGCGGGGAGCGTCAACGCCCCAGCAGGCGGGCTGGCCGGACTGAACCGAGACCCGCCGCGCTCACCCCAGAACAGCAACCCGAACCACCCGAACCACCCTGCCCATGCGTCtgtgcccccacacacacagggtccaaACCACCCAGGCAGAGACTACCCACCTGCAATGGACGCTCCCCACCAGCACCCACAGCAGCAGGCACAGCAAGGGCAGCCCTCTCAGGCCCCTTCCTCTGGAGCAgacccacacccaccccactATCTGAGAGAGTACCCTGCCCCGGGGTCAAAGGAGTACCCCCCTAGTGCCCCCCCCACCAGCGCCGCTCACCAGGGTGGAGCCAGAGAGTACCCCAGCCCCCCAGGCATGGCCCAGAACATGGGGCGTGAGTATGCTGGAGGAGGGCCAATGCCCCACCCGCCCCATCCACACTACCAAGGTCAGCCCGGCCTGCCCCTCCAGACTCGGgaccgagagagggagagagagggtggtgcCCCCCCACCTGGACATTATCACCACAACCGAGCCGGACCCCACCCTCCCGCACTCTCCCCTTCCACTGGAACTTATGGACATCCACCTGTTCCTTACCCTCCcccgcctccccctccccc cacctcccactctcagcccccacccccatccggCCACTCAGCCAATCATGCTCGAGCAGGACCGTACTCAACGACCAATCAAACGCCCCCGACCCCACTCTCCCCTCTACCTAGCCCCTCAACCAATCAGATGTCTGGGATCCCCCCTTACCCGTCAGCCCCTGCTTCGACAGCCAACATCCCACTTCCTGCCACAGGCGTGGCAACTTCCTGCTCCTCTGGATGCAGGCCCTCTCCCTATCATAGCACTTTAAATAGTCACGGCCCTTACAGTAGCGCTTACCATGGCAACAGTCACAACGTCAATGCCATggtaacaaacaacaacaatgccaCCAATGGTGGTACCCTGAACAACAATACTAACAGCACACACCTGCAGTCCCTCTCTCCCCAAAATCCCCTGAAGGTCCAGCATGGTTCACACGGCCCCCCTGGTGGTCCCCCAATGGCCAATACCGTGGGTTCAGATGGTCCGCACGATGCAGCAGTTGGCTCCTTACAGCCGCCAGTCATAAAGGAAGAACCCAtggaagacagagaggagactGACAGCCCGCCCCCTGTCCTAAGAAGCCCCTCCCCTGAGCCAAAGCCTGTCGACATTCCAATCCACGCCAGCCAATCAGCTCG GTTCCACAGGGTACTAGACCGAGGCAGTGGGAACTCCTGTGCCCGCAGCGATGTTCTCTTCGTTCCACTGGACGGTTCCAAACTGTGGAAGAAACGGAACGAGGCGATTGAGCGCGCCAGAAGAGAGGTGGAGCAGCGGGCGAGAGacctgagagagaaggagagggagagagagagagagagagacctggagAGGCAACTCCAG tGTCAGCAGAAGGAGAGCGCCAGCAGCACCACTGGGGTGTTGGGGGCGGGTGGGGCTCGTCCCAACACCTCCCTCTTCTTCCCCacttcctcctccatcctccttgACCCCGCCTGTTCCTCCGCCTCCGCCGTGAATGTGGCCCACGTGGCctcccaccaccaacaccacgcCGCCCACCACCCGACTCATGTCCACTCCCTCCACCACTCccaccctctccacccctccctctctcactccatcccgCACTCCCTGCTCCTGCCCGGCATGGGGGGCCCCTCGACGGTCGTGGGCCCACAGGGGGCCCTGGGGCTGAGCCTGGGGGGGCCGTACCTGGGGCCGGACACGCCGGCCCTGCGCACGCTGAGCGAGTACGCCCGGCCCCACGCCATGTCGCCCCTCGGGGCGGCCGCTCGGGCCCAGCCCGGCCACCACCCCCACCTGCACCCGCACGCCCACCCGCACGCCCACCCCCACGTCCACCCGTCCTTCTTCCTGCCCCAGTTCCAGAACCCGGCGCTCGGCCACCCGCACCACCTGCCCGCCGACGCGGCCACcgcggcggccattttgggcTTCCTGTACGGCGGCGGCCTGGAGGGGGGGCCAGGGATGGCGGCCCACGGGGCCCACGGAGGGGGGCCGGGGCACATGGGGGCGGCTGGCTTGGGCGGGATGGGGTTTCCACACGCGATGGCCCACCGTGACCGCATGAAGCCCGGCTTCGAGTTCAAGAGCGAGGAGCGCGTCTACCCGGCGGGCGCCATCACAGAGGCAGCGCTGTCCCtgtcccatgcacacacacacagccacagccacacacacccgTTGCTCCTGGGAGCGGGGGCCGCGGCCGGGGGGTCCACGAGTGACGTGTCGCTTTACGGCACCCCACCTCCGTCCGGACCACCCTCCCAGAGCCTCCCAAACACCCCCCTTTCCACACCAGCTGTCCGTCACCCAAACCCCACCCCCCAGGCCATCACAGCCCAGCCCTCCGCCTCTATAGTCCCGCCCACTCTCCCTACCCAGCCCCCACCAGTAGCCTCCCAAGCCACACCCACCCCGACAGCCCCTGCCCAATCTACACAAGCCCCTCCCTCGACTGCCCCTCCCATTGGCTCAGTCCTGCACCACCCCGCCCCTCACCCAACTTTCCCAAACAttaaccccacccaccccatgcCAGTGGCCCCGCCCCCGCCCCAGTCGGCCTCCTCCGACAGCTACTCCTCCTCCCAGAGCCGCTCCCCTCTGAGTGAGCGCGCGCGCAGCGTGGAGCGAGACCGCGACCGCGAGAGGGAGCGCGAACGCGAGCGTAGCCTGccggcggagagagagagagagagggagcgggagagggagagaggagcagtgtctgcaggaggaggaggaggaggaggaggaggaggagttgcagctggaggaggaggaggaggaggaggaggaggaggtgcgaCGACAGGAACAGCAGCAGGAGCAACGGGAACTGGAGAGACTCTGGGCCGTTTGCCGATGCTGAACGTGACGCCACACCATCACCAGCATTCTCACATCCACTCCCACCTACACCTGCACCAGCAAGATACAG TGGCGGGAGGGGTACACCCCCTAATGGACCCGCTGGCGTCCGGCTCGCCTCTCGCCCGCCTCCCCTACCCCGGGGCCGCCCTGACGCACCCCCCCATCCTGGCACACCCCCTCACTGAGAGCGAGGTCCTCCGACAACAGCTCTTCG GAGGTCCCTTCCGGGAGCTGCCCCAGTCCTCGTCTCTGGGTGGCTCCATGTCGGCGGCGCACCAGCTGCAGGCCATGCAACAGGCCCAGAGCGCTGAGCTGCACATCCAGCGGATGGCGCTAGAGCAGCAGTGGatacatcaccaccaccaccacagcctaGCGCAGGACGAgtactacag CCACctgaagaaagagagtgacaaAACACTGTGA